Proteins encoded by one window of Companilactobacillus ginsenosidimutans:
- a CDS encoding M24 family metallopeptidase, translated as MKTQLTNLQKYLSENNYDIAYISDPTDINYFTGFYSDPVERILALIVFPDQDPFIFAPALEVGSVKKAGWDKDVFGYLDNEDGWGMLADHIKNVKTDPKNWATEKDNLTVQKFEIVKKHFPNAEFPGNLSRYMENARLIKTPEEIANLEAAGREADYAFSVAFDAIKEGRTEQDVVAEIEYAMMKKGVMHMSFDTIVQAGANAANPHGGPEKNLLKKDELILFDLGTVHNGYISDASRTVAFGKPDDKSLDIYKVDLEAQYAAMDAAKPGITAAELDKVARDIIDKAGYGEYFIHRLGHGMGTSEHEFPSIMEGNDMVLKPGMCFSIEPGIYIPDVAGVRIEDCIHLTENGNEPFTHTSKELKYIE; from the coding sequence TATTTCTGATCCGACCGATATTAACTATTTTACAGGTTTTTACAGTGATCCGGTAGAGCGAATTTTAGCATTAATTGTTTTTCCTGACCAAGACCCCTTCATCTTTGCACCCGCACTTGAAGTTGGTTCAGTTAAGAAAGCTGGGTGGGACAAGGATGTCTTTGGCTATCTAGACAATGAAGATGGTTGGGGAATGCTTGCTGACCACATCAAAAACGTCAAAACTGACCCTAAAAACTGGGCAACTGAAAAAGATAATTTAACAGTACAAAAATTTGAAATTGTTAAAAAACACTTCCCTAACGCTGAGTTTCCAGGAAATCTCTCACGTTACATGGAAAATGCTAGATTAATCAAAACCCCTGAAGAAATTGCCAATCTTGAAGCTGCAGGTCGTGAAGCTGACTATGCATTTTCAGTAGCATTTGATGCCATCAAAGAAGGACGTACGGAACAAGACGTCGTTGCCGAAATTGAATATGCAATGATGAAAAAAGGTGTCATGCACATGAGTTTTGACACCATCGTCCAAGCAGGAGCAAATGCTGCCAATCCACATGGTGGACCTGAGAAAAACCTTTTGAAGAAAGATGAACTAATTCTTTTCGACTTAGGTACAGTTCACAATGGATACATCAGTGACGCCTCAAGAACAGTAGCTTTCGGTAAACCAGATGACAAGTCATTAGACATCTATAAAGTTGATCTAGAAGCACAATATGCTGCAATGGACGCCGCAAAACCAGGAATCACAGCCGCAGAATTAGATAAAGTAGCTCGTGATATCATCGACAAAGCCGGTTATGGTGAGTACTTCATTCACAGACTAGGACACGGAATGGGAACATCAGAACACGAATTCCCATCAATCATGGAAGGAAACGACATGGTCCTCAAGCCAGGCATGTGCTTCTCAATCGAACCCGGAATTTACATCCCAGATGTAGCCGGAGTAAGAATTGAAGATTGCATCCACCTAACAGAAAATGGAAATGAACCATTTACACATACTAGTAAAGAACTTAAGTACATTGAATAG
- a CDS encoding DUF948 domain-containing protein has protein sequence MTGGQIAGLIAAIAFVVLVIFLAVALVQTAKLLKKLQDTIKETTKMLNVITKNTDSILDQSTHLVDKTNSLMDDVNSKSSKLNPLFDTVENLGNKAKNATSDKPKEGFSFSSLLSLANAATVAKAASKFFPRKKN, from the coding sequence ATGACTGGTGGACAAATCGCAGGACTCATTGCAGCTATAGCTTTTGTTGTGTTAGTAATTTTCTTAGCAGTAGCATTAGTACAAACTGCAAAATTATTGAAGAAGTTACAAGATACTATTAAGGAAACAACTAAGATGTTGAACGTTATTACAAAAAATACTGATAGTATTCTTGATCAAAGTACTCATTTAGTTGATAAGACAAATTCATTGATGGACGATGTTAACAGTAAATCAAGTAAGCTTAATCCATTGTTTGATACTGTTGAAAACCTTGGTAATAAAGCAAAGAATGCTACTTCAGACAAGCCTAAAGAAGGATTCAGTTTCTCAAGTCTTTTAAGTCTTGCAAATGCAGCAACTGTTGCAAAAGCAGCATCAAAGTTTTTCCCTAGAAAGAAGAATTAG
- a CDS encoding XTP/dITP diphosphatase, whose product MQEIIIATKNPNKAKEFKRIFDTDNYEIKTLLDFPEFPDIKEDGATFEENATLKAHAVMNKFQLPTIADDSGLQVDALFGQPGVLSARYAGDHNDAANNAKLLSEIGGTPKEKRTAKFVTVLVFANPKNSEDLVVRGEVNGLITNFPEGDDGFGYDPLFYVPELGKTMAQVSIDEKNKISHRGNAIRKLESKWKDWIVL is encoded by the coding sequence ATGCAAGAAATTATTATTGCTACTAAGAACCCAAATAAAGCCAAAGAGTTTAAACGAATCTTTGACACTGATAACTATGAAATAAAGACTCTTTTAGATTTTCCAGAATTCCCTGATATCAAAGAAGACGGAGCCACTTTTGAGGAGAATGCTACGCTGAAGGCCCACGCTGTCATGAATAAATTTCAGCTACCAACCATTGCTGATGATTCAGGATTACAAGTTGATGCCTTGTTTGGACAGCCAGGTGTTCTCTCAGCTCGTTACGCAGGTGATCACAATGATGCTGCCAACAACGCCAAGTTACTTTCAGAAATTGGTGGAACTCCAAAAGAGAAAAGAACTGCTAAATTTGTAACTGTGTTGGTATTTGCAAATCCTAAAAATTCTGAAGATTTAGTGGTACGCGGTGAAGTCAATGGATTGATCACAAATTTCCCAGAAGGTGATGATGGATTTGGTTATGATCCATTATTCTATGTTCCAGAATTAGGAAAGACGATGGCACAAGTTTCAATCGATGAGAAGAATAAAATCAGCCATCGCGGGAATGCAATCCGAAAATTAGAGTCAAAATGGAAGGATTGGATTGTATTGTAA
- the murI gene encoding glutamate racemase, which produces MSDKRPIGLLDSGVGGLTVVKQVIKQLPNEDVVFIGDEARMPYGVRPASEIVEFTREMVKFLISEDVKAIIYACNTATARAMGILQKEFDIPMFGVIKSGAISAINDSKSDDIGVIATKSTVDSGSYEAAIHAVNDHAKVISVAAQKFVEIVENSTGDTTEAKATIAETLAPFNNSDIDTLILGCTHFPMLSSQIHDVLGDGVQLVDPGIETARVTKQYLIDHNMLSDNSVKGKVELHTSADLDSFKKLAKDWLGDGITEINLVKLGD; this is translated from the coding sequence TTGAGTGATAAAAGACCAATTGGTTTATTAGATTCAGGTGTTGGTGGTTTGACTGTTGTCAAACAAGTTATCAAACAGCTTCCAAATGAGGATGTTGTATTTATTGGTGACGAAGCTCGTATGCCGTACGGAGTAAGACCTGCTTCTGAAATTGTTGAATTTACTCGTGAAATGGTAAAATTTTTGATTTCTGAAGACGTTAAAGCAATTATTTATGCCTGCAATACAGCCACTGCCAGGGCAATGGGTATCTTGCAAAAAGAATTTGATATTCCAATGTTTGGTGTGATTAAATCCGGTGCTATTTCAGCTATTAATGACAGTAAGTCAGATGATATCGGTGTTATCGCCACTAAATCAACCGTCGATTCGGGTAGTTACGAAGCTGCCATTCATGCGGTAAATGATCATGCAAAAGTTATTTCAGTTGCTGCTCAAAAATTTGTTGAAATTGTTGAAAATAGTACAGGTGATACAACTGAGGCTAAGGCAACGATTGCTGAAACTTTAGCTCCATTTAATAATTCTGACATCGATACATTAATTTTAGGATGTACACATTTTCCAATGTTGAGTTCACAGATCCACGATGTTTTGGGTGATGGAGTTCAATTAGTCGACCCTGGAATAGAAACTGCTCGTGTGACTAAACAATATTTAATTGATCATAATATGCTTTCTGATAACTCAGTAAAAGGCAAAGTTGAATTGCATACTTCTGCTGATCTTGACAGTTTTAAAAAGTTAGCCAAGGACTGGTTGGGTGACGGAATTACTGAAATTAATTTAGTTAAATTAGGAGATTAA
- a CDS encoding DUF2507 domain-containing protein: MAKKNIENENEKNEETLETAEISETQNDLTEKYFAVSVLRDFVLPDLLDKDTPELLYWAGKDLSRRLAVQDMNDLPHVFKNAGFGELAITNQSKTSYKYTLSGPEVIQRFNLNNDNPEFSLESGFISETVQNSIGLSSMGSFSLDLKNKIVNILIQIERN; this comes from the coding sequence ATGGCCAAAAAAAACATTGAGAACGAAAACGAAAAGAACGAGGAAACACTTGAAACAGCAGAAATCAGTGAAACCCAAAATGATTTAACTGAGAAATATTTTGCGGTGTCAGTACTACGTGATTTCGTTTTACCTGATTTATTGGATAAGGACACTCCTGAACTCCTCTATTGGGCTGGAAAAGACTTAAGCCGTCGCTTGGCCGTTCAAGACATGAACGACCTGCCCCACGTCTTCAAGAACGCTGGATTTGGCGAATTAGCCATTACTAACCAATCAAAAACTAGCTACAAATATACATTATCAGGTCCTGAAGTAATTCAACGATTTAATCTTAACAATGATAATCCTGAGTTTTCACTCGAGTCTGGCTTTATTAGCGAGACTGTGCAAAACTCTATTGGTTTGTCATCTATGGGAAGTTTTTCATTGGATTTGAAAAATAAAATCGTTAACATTTTGATACAAATTGAACGGAACTAG
- a CDS encoding Cof-type HAD-IIB family hydrolase: protein MPVGLVLSDIDGTILDDKNFIDPKLPAKLLRLRKMKIPFVLSSARSPEGMYPIAKKLGILDNPIACYNGAYVINGLKEKNSTVISSHEVKISELTEIFKILNQGYPTVSVNTYSEWKWYVNQPDKWTELESGITNLEPAVTDLHKFIQKHPVHKLLLIDSKKVIADLRNTLENVNFAHTSFILSKDNYLEVTNKKASKKEALKDLAQYYKVPIENTMTLGDNFNDVPMFKASGLGVAMANAPEKVQGIADKVTLSNNDSGVTAALREYI, encoded by the coding sequence ATGCCAGTGGGACTTGTATTAAGTGACATCGATGGAACAATTCTGGATGATAAAAATTTTATTGATCCAAAACTGCCAGCAAAACTATTACGACTGCGAAAAATGAAAATACCCTTTGTGTTGTCTTCAGCCAGATCACCAGAAGGGATGTACCCAATTGCGAAGAAATTAGGAATACTGGACAATCCAATAGCTTGCTACAATGGGGCATACGTCATTAACGGATTAAAAGAAAAAAACTCAACAGTAATTAGTAGTCACGAAGTCAAAATTTCGGAACTAACAGAGATATTTAAGATTCTTAATCAAGGTTATCCAACAGTTTCGGTTAATACATATTCCGAATGGAAATGGTATGTAAACCAGCCAGACAAGTGGACCGAATTAGAATCTGGAATAACCAATTTAGAACCAGCAGTGACAGATCTACACAAATTCATACAAAAGCACCCAGTGCATAAATTACTATTAATAGACAGCAAAAAAGTAATAGCAGACCTAAGAAATACGCTAGAAAACGTGAATTTTGCCCACACAAGCTTTATTCTATCCAAAGATAACTATCTGGAGGTAACTAACAAAAAGGCCTCCAAAAAGGAAGCATTAAAGGATTTAGCACAGTATTACAAAGTTCCAATAGAAAATACAATGACATTAGGAGACAATTTTAACGATGTGCCAATGTTTAAAGCCTCAGGATTAGGAGTAGCAATGGCAAATGCTCCCGAAAAAGTCCAGGGAATCGCTGATAAAGTTACACTGAGTAACAATGATAGTGGTGTGACAGCAGCATTAAGGGAGTACATTTAA
- the trxA gene encoding thioredoxin yields the protein MVDEVTDTNFDDETKDGVVITDFWATWCGPCKMQSPVLDELSDENDAVKFTKMDVDANPKTPESFGIMAIPTLVIKKDGQVVDKLTGYHSKAQLAKILDGYTD from the coding sequence ATGGTTGATGAAGTAACAGATACAAATTTTGATGATGAAACAAAAGATGGCGTTGTAATTACAGATTTCTGGGCAACTTGGTGTGGTCCATGTAAGATGCAATCACCAGTTCTAGACGAATTATCTGATGAAAATGATGCAGTTAAGTTCACAAAAATGGACGTAGATGCAAATCCTAAGACACCAGAATCATTTGGTATCATGGCAATTCCAACACTAGTTATCAAAAAAGATGGCCAAGTAGTTGATAAATTAACTGGATATCACAGCAAAGCTCAATTAGCTAAGATTCTTGATGGCTACACAGATTAA
- a CDS encoding endonuclease MutS2: MNNKALNVLEFDKIKDEIAKYLITSRGQALLKKLMPMSVESIVHRLIDQTKDGMDIVRLKGEIPVRKLEDLHDQANRLKKDGNLNGTELAAIGQVLKNTAELKAFFEQLHDDEVALRELFNLSNDLIDNPVLTRRIDKSIDESGRVLDTASEDLQYIRNQINKLNETIRQSMEQYTRGKNTKYLTEAIVTLRDDRFVVPVKTEYRAKFGGVVHDQSASGQTLYIEPQAVVGLNNQLHDAQTSERLEETRILAELSDLVRPEIDDIVKNNEVLAQFDLINAKAKYANQIKGTEPLISRDNIVDLKEAKHPLIDPDRVVANDIKIGDDYRTMLITGPNTGGKTISMKTLGLLQIMAQAGLFIPAHEESQIGVFDEVFVDIGDEQSIEQNLSTFSSHMDNIINIMKNVSERSLVLIDELGAGTDPQEGAAIAIAILEKLSESNCEIVATTHYPELKIYAYNAEKTINASMEFDDKSLKPTYRLLIGIPGASNALNIAARLGMDNEVITRGRSLMSGESQDLNNMINDLEKRRKEFEANNIELEQQLEKNKKVEESFETERTALENSKDSEIQAAKVRANQIVSSTKKKSEKIIDRLKELERSGNAVKADQIISARTDLKNLHQEDVSKKNRVLRRAKRRQELKVGDDVKAIPYGQFGTIVRKDKNNKYEVQLGILKMKFDAADLEKTQSKPEEKESKPTMVRRTKSTSLSSKLDLRGERYEEAMTDLDNYIDEALLAGYNQVTIVHGFGTGVIRNGVTKYLQGNPRVKSFGYAPASSGGSGATIVDL; the protein is encoded by the coding sequence ATGAATAATAAAGCGTTAAATGTTTTAGAGTTTGACAAGATCAAAGATGAAATTGCCAAATATCTAATAACATCACGTGGACAAGCTTTGCTTAAAAAGTTAATGCCCATGTCGGTTGAATCAATCGTTCATCGATTAATCGACCAAACAAAAGACGGAATGGATATTGTTCGTCTAAAAGGTGAGATTCCTGTTCGTAAGCTTGAAGATTTGCATGATCAAGCTAATCGTCTTAAAAAAGATGGTAATTTAAATGGTACAGAACTAGCTGCTATTGGACAGGTTTTGAAAAACACTGCCGAATTGAAAGCTTTCTTCGAACAACTTCATGATGATGAGGTTGCACTTCGTGAACTATTCAATTTGAGTAATGATTTAATTGATAATCCTGTTTTAACTAGAAGAATTGATAAATCTATTGATGAATCGGGTCGTGTACTTGATACTGCATCTGAAGATTTGCAATACATTCGCAATCAAATTAACAAATTAAATGAAACAATCAGACAATCGATGGAACAATATACTAGAGGGAAGAATACTAAGTATTTGACCGAGGCAATTGTTACTTTGCGTGACGATAGATTCGTTGTGCCTGTTAAAACGGAGTACAGGGCCAAATTTGGTGGTGTCGTCCACGATCAAAGTGCTAGTGGACAAACACTTTATATTGAGCCTCAAGCTGTTGTGGGCTTAAATAATCAACTACATGACGCCCAGACTTCTGAGAGATTGGAAGAAACTAGAATTCTAGCTGAACTATCTGATTTGGTTAGACCTGAAATTGATGACATTGTCAAAAACAATGAAGTTTTGGCCCAATTTGATTTGATCAATGCCAAAGCTAAGTATGCTAATCAAATTAAAGGAACTGAGCCATTAATTTCACGTGACAATATTGTCGATTTGAAAGAGGCCAAGCACCCATTGATTGATCCCGATAGAGTAGTGGCCAATGATATTAAAATTGGTGACGACTATCGAACTATGTTGATAACTGGTCCTAATACTGGTGGTAAAACAATTTCGATGAAGACATTGGGGTTGCTTCAAATCATGGCTCAAGCTGGTTTGTTTATCCCAGCTCACGAAGAAAGCCAAATTGGTGTATTTGACGAAGTGTTTGTTGATATTGGAGACGAACAGTCTATCGAGCAAAACTTAAGTACTTTCTCATCTCATATGGACAACATCATTAATATTATGAAAAACGTTTCAGAACGTAGTTTAGTGTTAATTGATGAGTTAGGTGCTGGTACTGATCCACAAGAAGGTGCAGCTATCGCGATTGCCATTTTGGAAAAGTTATCTGAGTCTAACTGCGAAATTGTTGCCACAACCCATTATCCTGAGTTGAAAATTTATGCATACAATGCTGAAAAAACAATTAACGCCAGCATGGAGTTTGATGACAAGTCACTTAAACCAACTTATCGATTGTTAATCGGTATTCCTGGAGCAAGTAACGCCTTGAATATTGCTGCCAGATTAGGCATGGACAATGAGGTCATTACTCGTGGAAGATCATTGATGAGTGGTGAAAGCCAAGACTTGAATAATATGATCAATGATTTGGAAAAACGTCGTAAAGAATTTGAAGCAAACAATATTGAATTAGAACAACAACTTGAGAAAAACAAGAAGGTTGAAGAAAGCTTCGAAACTGAACGCACAGCATTAGAGAATTCTAAAGACAGTGAGATTCAGGCTGCCAAAGTACGAGCCAATCAAATAGTTTCCAGCACCAAGAAGAAATCTGAGAAGATCATCGATCGTCTGAAAGAATTGGAACGTTCTGGGAATGCAGTTAAGGCTGATCAAATTATTTCAGCAAGAACTGATTTGAAGAATTTACATCAAGAAGATGTTTCTAAGAAAAATCGTGTTCTACGTCGAGCCAAGCGCCGTCAAGAACTCAAAGTGGGGGATGACGTCAAGGCTATCCCTTATGGTCAATTCGGTACAATTGTTCGAAAAGATAAGAATAATAAGTACGAAGTTCAGTTAGGTATTTTAAAAATGAAATTTGATGCCGCTGATTTGGAAAAAACACAATCTAAACCAGAAGAAAAAGAATCAAAACCAACGATGGTTAGAAGAACTAAGAGTACTTCACTTTCAAGCAAGCTAGATTTACGTGGTGAAAGATATGAAGAGGCCATGACTGATTTGGACAACTACATTGATGAAGCCTTATTAGCCGGCTATAATCAAGTAACCATTGTTCATGGATTTGGTACTGGTGTTATTAGGAATGGTGTTACTAAGTATTTGCAAGGGAATCCACGAGTTAAGTCATTTGGATATGCGCCAGCAAGTTCTGGTGGATCTGGAGCGACAATAGTTGACTTGTAG
- a CDS encoding CvpA family protein, whose product MLSLLIVLFLVYGFYMGARRGLTMQAFYTIGYALFFALAVASFRFLGPKFEMIVPYPSANLGSEFAFFSTKVGMGLDDAFYRAFAFIFVCFIGWVVMRFAGLYFRRLTYVPMPNDINLLSGGILGLIVTYVTIFMILLIMAMVPVPGIQHTLDHSFIASAMIEASPFISKWIPSLWIASV is encoded by the coding sequence ATGTTAAGTCTTTTAATTGTTTTGTTTTTGGTCTATGGCTTTTACATGGGTGCTCGACGTGGTTTAACCATGCAAGCATTTTATACAATCGGGTATGCGCTATTTTTTGCCCTAGCTGTAGCAAGTTTTCGTTTCCTTGGCCCAAAATTTGAAATGATCGTTCCATATCCATCAGCAAACTTAGGTAGTGAATTTGCATTTTTCTCTACAAAAGTTGGAATGGGCTTGGATGATGCATTTTATCGTGCCTTCGCATTTATTTTTGTATGTTTCATTGGATGGGTTGTTATGAGATTTGCTGGTCTTTATTTCAGAAGACTAACTTACGTTCCAATGCCAAATGATATTAATTTATTAAGTGGAGGCATCCTGGGATTAATAGTCACATATGTGACTATTTTCATGATTTTATTAATCATGGCAATGGTTCCAGTTCCCGGAATTCAACATACACTTGATCACTCTTTTATTGCTTCAGCAATGATTGAAGCATCGCCATTCATTTCAAAATGGATTCCATCATTATGGATTGCAAGTGTTTAA
- a CDS encoding DUF1292 domain-containing protein → MSEQSGSNKDLDEVILSDDQGNEETYKILFTFESDDYGKSYVFLYPKDAEESDEIEVQAFSFTPDENGDVDAGELDPIEDPEEWDMVQEVLNTFTTDDEQDI, encoded by the coding sequence ATGAGTGAACAATCTGGATCAAACAAAGATTTAGACGAAGTTATTTTAAGTGATGACCAAGGTAACGAAGAAACATACAAAATTCTTTTTACTTTTGAGTCAGATGATTATGGAAAGTCTTATGTTTTCCTTTATCCAAAGGATGCAGAAGAATCCGATGAAATTGAAGTACAAGCTTTCTCATTCACACCCGACGAAAACGGTGACGTTGATGCTGGTGAACTAGATCCAATCGAGGATCCAGAAGAATGGGATATGGTTCAAGAAGTACTTAATACTTTTACAACCGACGATGAACAAGATATCTAA
- the ruvX gene encoding Holliday junction resolvase RuvX, translating to MRLLGLDVGSRTVGVAASDLLGWTAQGVEIIRINENEEDFGLDRLGEIIKDKQATGIVIGLPKNMNNTEGPRADKSREYGKMVTEKFSLPVDFIDERLTTVQAERMLVDEANVSRKKRKKVIDKIAAEMILQNYLDAKGKLTRN from the coding sequence ATGCGCCTTTTAGGTTTAGACGTAGGTTCTAGAACTGTTGGAGTGGCTGCCAGCGACTTATTAGGTTGGACTGCTCAAGGTGTTGAGATCATTCGAATTAATGAGAATGAAGAAGACTTTGGCTTAGACCGTCTTGGTGAAATTATCAAAGATAAGCAAGCCACGGGAATTGTAATTGGTTTACCCAAGAACATGAACAACACTGAAGGTCCAAGAGCTGATAAGTCTCGCGAATATGGCAAAATGGTCACTGAGAAGTTTTCACTTCCAGTTGATTTCATTGATGAACGTTTAACGACTGTTCAAGCAGAACGCATGTTAGTTGATGAGGCAAATGTCTCTCGCAAAAAGCGAAAAAAAGTTATCGACAAGATTGCTGCAGAAATGATCTTGCAAAACTATCTTGATGCTAAAGGAAAGTTAACGCGAAATTAG
- a CDS encoding IreB family regulatory phosphoprotein, with product MSSLDKTMSFDFNENKGKDVKETLQSVYQSLEEKGYNPINQIVGYLLSGDPAYIPRHNDARNLILKHERDEIIEELVKSYLNQNK from the coding sequence ATGAGTTCGCTTGATAAAACTATGAGTTTTGATTTTAATGAAAACAAAGGCAAAGATGTCAAAGAAACCTTACAAAGTGTGTACCAATCACTTGAAGAAAAAGGTTACAACCCAATTAATCAGATTGTTGGATATTTACTATCCGGTGATCCGGCTTATATTCCACGTCACAATGACGCCAGAAATTTGATTCTAAAACATGAACGAGACGAGATAATTGAAGAATTAGTAAAAAGTTATCTCAATCAAAATAAATAA